TCCTATGGCATGGGAGGTAATTTCGTTTTTAATTACCTGGGCTTCAAGTATGGTACCGATAAGCTCCCGGGCAGAGCCCGTTGTACCTATGGAGACCACCTGAACATGGGATTGGATCTGACTTTCAATTTCTGCGAGAACCCTTTTAACTGCATCTATTGGGTCACCCTCCGTCCAAAGGTAAGTTTCGGCAAGAAGCTTATCATTTTCATCTATTACCACCGCCTTGGTGGATATAGAGCCTATATCTACTCCCAAATATCCTTTTATCATAATGCATTCTCCTTTCGCATGGAAAGCATGTCGTAAAATGCCTCCAGTCTTGTTTTTATACCCGTCTCCGAGGTTTGTGAATCAAAGCTGAAGTAAATTACGGGTATGTTATAATCCCTGCTTATGTTTTGAATAACCGGTATCGAATTAACTTCCGGCGTGCAGCCAAAGGGCTTTATATGTATGATGCCGTCGAAGTTTCCTTTGGCAAATTCCTGTGATCTTGAAACCGAATCGGTACCGTCAGCCCCTATTGCAAATTTCAAATAGGGAGCTGCTTCCTTAACTATTATCTTTTCCTTGTGCTCTTTGGCAAAAATAAGATAGGAAACAGTAATGTATCGGGTTACTTCAATGCCTTTTTTGGCAACTTCCTTCTCTATAAAATAACTGGAGAAGGGTTCCATAAGGGTGTATAGCTCGCCTACAATACCGATTTTCAAAGGAGCCGCCGGCTTGTTCAAGGGAAGATTCTTAAACCTTTCTAAAAAACTTTCCTCTAATTTTCTTACTTCATTTATGGTTTGTGTATCCTTAAGCTTTGCATGAAATTCCTTTGATAAATTTTCAAAGCTTCCCTTTACCTTTTCAAAGCCTATGTTTTTCCGGATAATTATGTCAATGTTGTCAAGAGCATCAATTTGCTCCTTTGCAAGTCTGAAGGCCTTTATAAACTGAAAAAGCTTAAGGGAGGGATTAAGTGAGCTGAATTTTTTATAAAGGAATAAAATATTCATGTTATGGGTATCCACCAGGCTGAAAAAGTTGAATTGATATCCCAAATCCTTTAATATCTGCTCTAAAACCTCGCCGTAATAGCCGAAGCGGCAGCCTCCTCCCGCATGTATCAGCGTATTTGCTCCCATATCCAAAGCTTCAATATAATTGCCCAGATTGTATTTAAAGGGTATGCACACAAAATCAGGGCTGTGCCTTACTCCCAATTCTATTGTCTTTTTTGTTATGGGAGGCGGAACTAAAACCCTTCCGTCCAATGTATTTTCAATAAGCTTTGATATTGGAATGTAGTAATTACCAATGTGCGGGAAGGTAATAACAAGTTCATTTTTCATAAATCACACCTCAAATTATTTTCTCTTCCTGTTTTTTCATTGAAATAATGTCAATAAAGCTCTCCAATCTGGTGCGAAGCCCTGCCTCGCCCTGCAGCTCATCCATTACTATGGTTATAAAGGGAATATCTTTTATCTTTCTCTGGCATATTTCGGTTACCAGGGAATCGGGACCGCAGGGAAAGGAAACAAGAAAAATAATGCCGTCTATTTTTTCTTTATAATAGTCAATGGAACCAATGAGTTCCTTATTGTATGTCCAGTATAGGCTGTAGGAAAAACGCATGGCTGCATTTTTTGAATATTCCCTGTCTGCCAAATCAGCAAAAAGGGGTATAACCTTTAATTTATTTAAATATTTGATAACTGGTTGTCCTATAAACTCATCATAAATATTGTAGGAATGGGACACCACCAGTATTTTAAGCCCTTGTTTTTTAAGGAGCTCCTGCTGCTTCATATTTTCATGTCTTTCATACTCAGCCTGGCTTTTCTTTGCCGTACGATATGCCATATATATTTTAAAAATATTTTTGGTAAAATTAAGGCCAAGCTTCATAAAACCTATGAATTCTGTTTTGCCGTTATTGACATCCAAATCGTATTCTATCAAGTTTATATCCGGAAAGGTGTTTTTCACTATATCAAACAAGCCGTGAAATTTTGTACAGGTTATGTCATCTTTTCCATAGCTTGCAATTCGCGGAATGAATATATAGTCGGTTTTACCCCGCAGATAGCTTATATGGCCCATAAATACCTTGGATGACAAACAGCTTTCGTCTATGGAATAATTTATGCCCTCCTCCAGTATATTCTTTGTGGTTTCAGGGCTTATCACAACTTTGAGGCCTAATTTTTCAAGAAAGGTTTTCCATAAAATATTATACCTGTAGTATAAAAGCGCCCTGGGTATGCCAATGGTGATAGTTTTTTTCATAGCCTCCTCCTAAAAGTGCAATTGCTGCATAAGATATCAATAAATATTGCCAAAATAACCATTAATAATACTTGAGTAAAAATAT
This genomic window from Oxobacter pfennigii contains:
- a CDS encoding 2-hydroxyacyl-CoA dehydratase, giving the protein MKNELVITFPHIGNYYIPISKLIENTLDGRVLVPPPITKKTIELGVRHSPDFVCIPFKYNLGNYIEALDMGANTLIHAGGGCRFGYYGEVLEQILKDLGYQFNFFSLVDTHNMNILFLYKKFSSLNPSLKLFQFIKAFRLAKEQIDALDNIDIIIRKNIGFEKVKGSFENLSKEFHAKLKDTQTINEVRKLEESFLERFKNLPLNKPAAPLKIGIVGELYTLMEPFSSYFIEKEVAKKGIEVTRYITVSYLIFAKEHKEKIIVKEAAPYLKFAIGADGTDSVSRSQEFAKGNFDGIIHIKPFGCTPEVNSIPVIQNISRDYNIPVIYFSFDSQTSETGIKTRLEAFYDMLSMRKENAL
- a CDS encoding acyl-CoA dehydratase activase-related protein, with translation MKKTITIGIPRALLYYRYNILWKTFLEKLGLKVVISPETTKNILEEGINYSIDESCLSSKVFMGHISYLRGKTDYIFIPRIASYGKDDITCTKFHGLFDIVKNTFPDINLIEYDLDVNNGKTEFIGFMKLGLNFTKNIFKIYMAYRTAKKSQAEYERHENMKQQELLKKQGLKILVVSHSYNIYDEFIGQPVIKYLNKLKVIPLFADLADREYSKNAAMRFSYSLYWTYNKELIGSIDYYKEKIDGIIFLVSFPCGPDSLVTEICQRKIKDIPFITIVMDELQGEAGLRTRLESFIDIISMKKQEEKII